The following coding sequences are from one Arthrobacter crystallopoietes window:
- a CDS encoding IclR family transcriptional regulator gives MAEDPASSLRALRILSFLATQANPVSAVRIADAIDAPRSSTFRLLRGMQSLGFVTHLPELQAYALGIAALEIGQAFGIQVPLARFGRPVLERLVHRLGETAHLAVLHGHETLYIHEETSPSRPALVTAKNVRLPAHLTASGRVILAGLEQDQLKALFPPDYAFTLRTGKGPTTHAEFLQQLASTRRQGFAREFGEVTEGLASIAKPVRDRTGRIVASIAVTYSYSTQPAGLTAGSGDVPAQDVILAALDRATRELSRRLGWEP, from the coding sequence ATGGCAGAGGACCCGGCCAGCTCCCTGCGGGCGCTGCGGATCCTAAGCTTTCTGGCTACCCAGGCCAACCCGGTCTCCGCGGTGCGCATAGCGGATGCGATTGATGCTCCGAGGTCTTCAACCTTCCGGCTGCTGCGGGGAATGCAGTCGCTGGGGTTCGTGACGCATCTGCCGGAACTGCAGGCGTACGCGTTGGGCATCGCCGCCCTTGAGATCGGCCAGGCCTTCGGCATCCAGGTTCCGCTGGCGAGATTCGGGCGCCCGGTGCTGGAGCGGCTCGTCCACAGGCTCGGAGAAACTGCGCATCTGGCCGTCCTGCACGGACACGAAACGCTCTACATCCACGAGGAAACTTCGCCATCGCGGCCCGCGCTGGTCACGGCAAAGAACGTCCGGCTGCCGGCGCACCTCACTGCGTCCGGCCGGGTCATTCTCGCCGGCCTTGAACAAGACCAGCTCAAGGCCCTCTTCCCGCCTGACTATGCCTTTACACTCAGGACCGGCAAGGGCCCGACGACGCACGCCGAGTTTCTGCAGCAGCTGGCTTCCACGAGAAGGCAGGGGTTCGCCCGTGAATTCGGGGAAGTCACCGAAGGCCTGGCGTCTATTGCCAAACCCGTCCGCGACCGCACTGGCCGCATTGTGGCCTCCATCGCCGTCACCTATTCCTACAGCACGCAACCGGCCGGCTTGACTGCAGGGTCAGGTGACGTTCCCGCCCAAGACGTAATTCTGGCCGCCTTGGACCGCGCCACGCGGGAACTAAGCCGCCGGCTGGGCTGGGAGCCGTAG
- a CDS encoding YjiH family protein — protein sequence MAITSTAPQTKQRQMWKLFAYSGIGAFMFFVPLTIGGKNTIMLDHIVTFLQATIGPALPYYALAVIVAGAVYPFVTGTWKKSVVETVFSFFKVAGMVVGFMMVFKVGPAWLFEKDMGPFLFDKLVIPVSLLVPIGAVFLALLVSYGLLEFVGVMVQRVMRPIWKTPGRSAIDAVASFVGSYSLGLLITNRVYKEGKYTAREAAIIATGFSTVSATFMVVVAKTLDLMGQWNTYFWVTFLVTFLVTAITVRIWPLNAVPDTYHPDAKPQPEEEVNGSRLSFAWREAQETVAAAPSLGTNIWINVRDGVLMTMAILPSILSIGLLGLALATYTPVFDWLGYVFYPFTWALQIPEPMLVAKASAVGIAEMFLPALIVAKSAIVAKFVIGVVSVSGIIFFSALVPCIMATDIPIPLWKLVVIWFQRVVLTLILVTPIAFLLF from the coding sequence ATGGCCATCACCTCGACGGCCCCGCAGACTAAACAGCGCCAGATGTGGAAGCTGTTTGCGTACAGCGGCATCGGCGCATTCATGTTCTTCGTTCCGCTCACCATCGGCGGCAAGAACACGATCATGCTCGACCATATCGTCACCTTCCTGCAAGCCACCATCGGGCCGGCGCTGCCGTACTACGCGCTGGCTGTCATCGTGGCGGGTGCGGTGTACCCCTTCGTCACGGGGACCTGGAAAAAATCCGTCGTCGAGACAGTGTTCTCGTTCTTCAAAGTCGCTGGCATGGTCGTCGGCTTCATGATGGTCTTCAAGGTTGGTCCGGCCTGGCTGTTCGAGAAGGATATGGGTCCGTTCCTGTTCGACAAACTGGTGATCCCGGTCAGCCTGCTGGTTCCCATCGGAGCCGTGTTCCTGGCGCTGTTGGTCAGTTACGGGCTGCTGGAGTTCGTCGGGGTGATGGTCCAGCGGGTCATGCGGCCGATCTGGAAGACGCCGGGCCGTTCCGCGATTGATGCCGTGGCCTCCTTCGTCGGGAGCTACTCGCTCGGCCTGCTGATTACCAACCGGGTCTACAAGGAAGGCAAGTACACGGCCCGTGAGGCCGCCATCATCGCCACCGGATTCTCTACCGTCTCCGCGACATTCATGGTCGTCGTCGCCAAGACGCTGGACCTGATGGGCCAGTGGAACACGTACTTTTGGGTTACCTTCCTCGTCACGTTCCTGGTCACGGCGATCACCGTCAGGATCTGGCCGCTGAATGCTGTGCCGGACACCTATCACCCGGACGCGAAGCCGCAGCCGGAGGAGGAAGTCAACGGCAGCCGCCTGTCCTTCGCGTGGCGCGAAGCGCAGGAAACGGTGGCAGCGGCACCCTCGCTGGGCACGAACATCTGGATCAACGTCCGCGATGGCGTGCTCATGACCATGGCCATCCTGCCCTCGATCCTCTCGATCGGGCTGCTCGGCCTGGCGCTGGCCACCTACACGCCCGTCTTTGACTGGCTCGGCTACGTGTTCTACCCCTTCACCTGGGCGCTGCAGATTCCGGAACCGATGCTCGTGGCCAAGGCCAGCGCCGTCGGTATTGCCGAAATGTTCCTGCCGGCCTTGATCGTCGCGAAGTCCGCCATTGTGGCGAAGTTCGTCATCGGCGTGGTTTCCGTTTCCGGCATCATCTTCTTCTCGGCCCTGGTGCCCTGCATCATGGCCACGGACATTCCGATTCCCCTGTGGAAGCTGGTGGTCATCTGGTTCCAGCGGGTGGTGCTGACACTGATCCTGGTTACGCCGATCGCGTTTCTCCTGTTCTGA
- a CDS encoding SOS response-associated peptidase, with product MCGRYVMAKATADLVASFRTDETVGDDVPPSWNVAPTDGVRIVTERLNHDGELSRRLATAKWGLVPAWAKDPKSGAKLINARMETVTEKPSFRKAAVKRRALVPAAGYYEWEKKDDGGKIPTYLFSESEPLIAFAGLYEWWPDPALPEDHPEKWLMSCTIITTAAADALGHIHDRTPLIVPRDLQEDWLNPQLTDKADVQGLLESIPEPHLVPRRVSSKVNSVRNNGPDLIEEDPDAG from the coding sequence ATGTGCGGACGCTACGTAATGGCCAAAGCCACGGCTGACCTGGTTGCCTCGTTCCGGACCGATGAGACGGTGGGGGACGATGTGCCGCCGTCGTGGAACGTCGCGCCGACCGACGGGGTGCGGATCGTGACCGAGCGGCTGAACCACGACGGCGAGTTGTCCCGGCGGCTCGCCACGGCTAAATGGGGCCTGGTCCCGGCGTGGGCCAAGGACCCGAAATCCGGCGCCAAGCTGATCAACGCGCGGATGGAGACGGTCACCGAGAAGCCGTCGTTCCGCAAGGCCGCGGTCAAGAGGCGTGCGTTGGTTCCGGCCGCCGGCTACTACGAATGGGAGAAGAAGGACGACGGCGGAAAGATCCCCACGTACCTGTTCTCCGAGTCGGAGCCGCTGATCGCGTTCGCTGGCCTCTACGAATGGTGGCCCGATCCGGCCCTGCCCGAGGACCATCCGGAAAAGTGGCTGATGTCCTGCACCATCATCACCACAGCCGCCGCCGACGCCCTGGGGCACATCCACGACCGGACCCCGCTGATTGTGCCGCGGGACCTGCAGGAGGATTGGCTGAACCCGCAGCTGACGGACAAGGCCGACGTGCAGGGACTGCTCGAGTCGATTCCGGAACCGCACCTGGTCCCGCGCCGCGTCAGCAGCAAGGTCAACAGCGTCCGCAACAACGGCCCCGACCTCATCGAGGAAGACCCCGACGCCGGTTAA
- a CDS encoding helix-turn-helix domain-containing protein has product MNEDLGSMLDAVGPRLKSLRQERETTLAELSAATGISVSTLSRLESGQRRPTLELLLPLAQTYAVPIDELVGAPPTGDPRVHLRPIKHHGATILPLTQRPGGLQAYKYVLPAVTRPAEPDPRSHEGYEWLYILSGRLRLVLGDQELVLVPGEAAEFDTRLPHWMGNADKVPVEFLALFGPQGERAHLRARPKRAT; this is encoded by the coding sequence ATGAACGAAGACTTGGGTTCAATGCTCGACGCCGTTGGCCCGCGGCTGAAGTCGCTGCGGCAGGAAAGGGAGACCACGCTGGCAGAGCTGTCCGCGGCAACCGGCATCTCCGTGAGCACGCTTTCCCGGCTCGAGTCCGGGCAGCGGCGGCCCACACTGGAGCTGCTGCTGCCGCTGGCGCAGACCTACGCGGTGCCGATCGACGAGCTGGTCGGGGCCCCGCCAACCGGTGATCCGCGGGTCCACCTTCGCCCCATCAAGCACCACGGCGCCACGATCCTGCCCCTCACCCAACGGCCGGGCGGATTGCAGGCCTACAAGTACGTCCTGCCCGCCGTCACCCGTCCGGCCGAGCCTGATCCGCGGTCGCACGAGGGCTACGAGTGGCTGTACATCTTGAGCGGGCGGCTGCGCCTGGTGCTGGGCGACCAGGAGCTGGTGCTCGTACCCGGCGAGGCCGCGGAGTTCGACACCCGGCTCCCCCACTGGATGGGCAACGCGGACAAAGTGCCAGTCGAGTTCCTCGCGCTCTTCGGGCCGCAGGGCGAACGCGCCCATCTTCGCGCCCGCCCCAAGCGCGCTACTTAA
- a CDS encoding NAD(P)/FAD-dependent oxidoreductase, with amino-acid sequence MTEAKATVPAKELYDVVIVGGGAAGLGAALTLGRARRSGLIIDSGEARNAPAGHVHNYLGREGTPPGELYAIGSEEALGYGAEIISGTVTTAHKENDGGFRVGIGGGRSVRGRRLLVTTGLVDGLPAIEGLADRWGRDVLHCPYCHGWEVRDQAIGVIAVNIGLAMHQALLWRQWTDDVTLFLHTAEAPSPEQAAQLEARGITVVTGEVAAVETESDVLAGVRLASGEVFARQAVAVATRMDARAAFLDDLGLETVEQNFGDCVMGAFIPSEPTGATSVPGVYVAGNVTNLSAQVIVAAAAGVNTGAMINADLMVEDTRLAVEARAVSV; translated from the coding sequence ATGACTGAAGCAAAGGCAACTGTGCCGGCCAAGGAGCTGTACGACGTCGTTATCGTAGGTGGTGGTGCCGCCGGTCTGGGTGCCGCTCTGACGCTGGGGCGTGCCCGCCGCTCGGGGCTGATCATCGATTCGGGCGAGGCGCGGAATGCCCCGGCCGGCCACGTGCACAATTACCTTGGCCGCGAGGGCACACCGCCGGGCGAGCTGTACGCCATCGGTAGCGAAGAAGCTCTCGGCTACGGTGCGGAGATTATCTCGGGAACGGTGACCACCGCACACAAGGAGAACGACGGCGGATTCCGGGTGGGGATCGGCGGCGGACGTTCCGTACGGGGCCGGCGCCTGTTGGTGACAACCGGCCTGGTGGACGGGCTGCCCGCCATCGAAGGGTTGGCGGATCGGTGGGGACGCGACGTGCTGCACTGCCCGTACTGCCATGGCTGGGAAGTCCGCGACCAGGCCATCGGCGTCATCGCTGTGAACATCGGGTTGGCCATGCATCAAGCGCTGCTGTGGCGCCAGTGGACCGATGACGTGACACTGTTCCTGCACACCGCCGAGGCGCCGTCGCCGGAGCAGGCAGCGCAGCTGGAGGCACGAGGCATCACCGTGGTTACCGGCGAGGTTGCTGCCGTGGAGACGGAGTCGGACGTGCTGGCAGGTGTCCGCCTGGCAAGCGGGGAGGTCTTTGCCCGGCAGGCGGTTGCGGTCGCGACCCGGATGGATGCGCGCGCCGCGTTCCTTGACGATCTGGGACTGGAAACCGTGGAGCAGAACTTCGGCGACTGTGTCATGGGAGCCTTCATCCCGTCCGAGCCGACCGGTGCCACTTCCGTGCCGGGAGTCTACGTGGCCGGCAACGTCACGAACCTGTCGGCGCAGGTGATTGTGGCCGCAGCCGCGGGCGTCAACACGGGCGCGATGATCAACGCCGACCTGATGGTCGAGGATACGCGGCTGGCTGTGGAGGCCCGCGCGGTGTCTGTCTAA
- a CDS encoding type I restriction endonuclease yields MQLSERLAALAAKIKQQRGIIETEEATKNAFVMPFISTVLGYDVFNPLEVVPEFTADVGIKKGEKIDYAIVRDGEVQILIECKRSLGELRIEHASQLFRYFAATNARIAILTNGEVYQFYTDLDAPNRMDAKPFLILDLNDVDETLIPEIMKLSKDVFDLDSIISAAEELKYIGQLKRAIAAQFQSPEDDWVKFLTAKVYEGAFTQRVREQFTGLVVKATRQFLSDQVNDRLKAALGESSIPAVTDATLAATVTSEKPVEDDLAQDGVDTTIEELEGFQIVRAIVYSDVKPNRIVHRDAKSYFAVLLDDNNRKPIARLHFNRSQKYLGIFGPDKAETRHPIASLDEIYEYADQLRETVRQYEGQAAA; encoded by the coding sequence ATGCAGTTGTCAGAACGGCTTGCAGCGCTGGCGGCAAAGATAAAGCAGCAGCGCGGAATTATTGAGACGGAAGAAGCGACGAAAAACGCCTTCGTGATGCCTTTCATCTCGACAGTCCTCGGATACGACGTTTTCAACCCACTCGAAGTTGTTCCCGAGTTCACGGCGGATGTAGGGATAAAGAAGGGGGAGAAGATCGACTATGCCATCGTCCGAGATGGGGAAGTCCAGATACTGATCGAGTGCAAGCGATCGCTCGGCGAGCTGCGGATTGAACACGCCTCCCAGCTGTTCCGCTACTTTGCCGCAACCAATGCTCGCATCGCCATCCTGACTAACGGCGAGGTCTACCAGTTCTACACTGACCTCGATGCTCCGAACCGGATGGATGCGAAGCCGTTCTTGATTTTGGATCTCAATGACGTCGACGAAACTCTGATTCCAGAGATCATGAAGCTCTCGAAGGATGTCTTCGATCTTGATTCAATCATCAGCGCGGCGGAAGAACTCAAGTATATCGGTCAACTGAAGCGGGCAATCGCTGCGCAGTTCCAGTCCCCGGAGGATGACTGGGTCAAGTTCCTGACGGCGAAGGTTTATGAGGGGGCCTTCACTCAGCGAGTACGCGAGCAGTTCACGGGCCTTGTCGTGAAGGCGACCAGGCAGTTCCTCAGTGATCAAGTGAATGACCGGCTCAAAGCTGCGTTGGGTGAATCCTCAATTCCGGCAGTTACTGACGCTACGCTCGCGGCAACTGTCACCAGCGAGAAGCCAGTGGAAGACGACCTGGCCCAAGACGGTGTCGACACGACCATAGAGGAGTTGGAAGGTTTTCAAATTGTCCGCGCTATTGTCTATAGCGATGTGAAGCCGAACCGGATTGTTCATCGGGATGCGAAGTCCTATTTCGCGGTGCTGCTCGATGACAATAACCGAAAGCCGATTGCGAGGTTGCACTTCAACCGGAGCCAGAAATACCTGGGCATCTTCGGGCCTGACAAGGCCGAAACGCGTCATCCCATCGCCTCACTTGATGAGATCTACGAATACGCCGACCAGCTACGAGAAACAGTCCGCCAGTATGAGGGGCAGGCCGCGGCATAG
- a CDS encoding aldehyde dehydrogenase family protein produces the protein MSAQPETHSTAFQTYQDLLAAIAPAGESRPIKDPATGEVVAEAPVHTAADLDAAVAAARAAQPEWAALGHEKRSEYLNQAADAIEASAEALAELLSREQGKPLNGPNARFEVGACAAWLRATASFVLEPEVVVDDGESHAEVHYRPLGVVGAIGPWNWPMMISVWQLAPSLRMGNTVVMKPSEYTPLSVLALAAVINQALPADLLHVVSGGREVGEALASHPEIDKVMFTGSTATGKAIIRSSADTVKRLTLELGGNDAGIVLEDADPKAIAQDLFWGAFINTGQTCAALKRLYVHDSLYDQVCEELVQVAQNMPMGVGLDENNVLGPLQNKAQFDIVADLVQKAKDSGAKVLTGGNPESGQPGYFYPTTLVAEIDNDNPLVAQEQFGPALPIIRYNTVDEAVEMANGLDVGLGASVWSSDPAKAREVAARIEAGTVWINKHGAVDPRVPFGGAKQSGYGLEFGVAGLKALGTPQVISQ, from the coding sequence ATGTCGGCCCAGCCCGAGACCCATAGCACCGCCTTCCAGACTTACCAGGACCTGCTGGCCGCAATCGCGCCGGCGGGGGAGTCCCGGCCGATTAAGGATCCGGCCACGGGTGAAGTGGTCGCCGAAGCCCCCGTCCACACCGCCGCAGATCTGGATGCCGCCGTTGCCGCCGCCCGCGCTGCGCAGCCAGAGTGGGCTGCGCTGGGCCACGAGAAGCGCAGCGAGTACCTGAACCAGGCCGCGGACGCCATCGAAGCCAGTGCCGAGGCGCTCGCCGAGCTGCTCTCACGCGAGCAGGGCAAGCCGCTGAACGGACCCAACGCCCGCTTCGAGGTCGGTGCCTGCGCCGCCTGGCTGCGCGCCACGGCGTCGTTCGTCTTGGAGCCCGAAGTCGTGGTGGACGACGGCGAAAGCCATGCCGAGGTGCACTACCGTCCGCTCGGCGTCGTCGGCGCCATCGGCCCGTGGAACTGGCCGATGATGATCAGCGTCTGGCAGCTCGCGCCCTCGCTGAGGATGGGCAACACGGTGGTGATGAAGCCGTCCGAGTACACGCCGCTGAGCGTGCTGGCACTGGCCGCGGTGATTAACCAGGCGCTGCCGGCGGATCTGCTGCACGTGGTTTCCGGCGGCCGCGAGGTCGGCGAGGCGCTGGCCTCCCACCCGGAGATCGACAAGGTGATGTTCACCGGTTCCACCGCCACGGGCAAGGCCATCATCCGTTCCTCCGCGGACACGGTGAAGCGGCTGACGCTGGAGCTCGGCGGCAATGATGCGGGCATCGTGCTCGAGGACGCGGATCCGAAGGCCATCGCGCAGGATCTGTTCTGGGGCGCGTTCATCAACACCGGCCAGACCTGCGCCGCGCTCAAGCGTCTCTACGTCCACGACTCGCTCTACGACCAAGTCTGCGAGGAACTGGTCCAGGTCGCCCAGAACATGCCGATGGGCGTGGGGCTGGACGAGAACAACGTCCTTGGCCCGCTGCAGAACAAGGCCCAGTTCGACATCGTCGCGGACCTGGTCCAGAAGGCCAAGGACAGCGGCGCCAAGGTGCTGACCGGCGGCAACCCTGAGTCCGGCCAGCCCGGCTACTTCTACCCGACCACCCTCGTGGCGGAAATCGACAACGACAATCCGCTGGTAGCCCAGGAGCAGTTCGGCCCGGCGCTGCCGATCATCCGCTACAACACGGTCGACGAGGCTGTCGAAATGGCCAACGGGCTCGACGTCGGCCTCGGCGCCTCGGTCTGGTCCTCTGACCCGGCCAAGGCCCGCGAAGTCGCCGCCCGGATCGAGGCCGGCACGGTCTGGATCAACAAGCACGGCGCCGTTGACCCGCGCGTGCCGTTTGGCGGCGCCAAGCAGTCCGGCTACGGACTCGAATTCGGCGTCGCCGGCCTCAAGGCCCTGGGCACCCCGCAGGTGATCAGCCAGTGA
- a CDS encoding GMC family oxidoreductase: MTAQETPQDFDYIVVGAGSAGNVIARRLLDAGKRIAVLEAGDDDTNPNIAHLYNLGALWHSPQDWDYQTTEQQGCSGRTLHLPRGKVMGGSHALNATIWVRGAKQDYDTWAYLGCPGWSWEDVLPVFKTIEKYDGGASETRGDSGLLDVAQDFPRNPIQEAMLEAAVETGIKLNEDYNSGDVEGVSRMQLNVRDGKRFNTWHAYLKPVVDNANLTLLTGAHVRRLIVEDGTVAGVEFEHDGETKTLRAPETILSAGAINSAELLLRSGIGPADELREAGVRPMHDLPGVGKNLQDHLLSPVVFSTSKPVPASEVAPAEVHFFAKSSPDLAVPDTQPIFFSVPMYSQGYGKGDMTGPENGFSMLGGLVRPQSRGEIRLTGPKASDPISIDLGALSEQADVDALVASVRQCREIGRSSALADWGAEELYPGAEVSDSNEDLEQYVRDSVVTYHHQVGTCRMGLDRDAVVDPRTLKVHGLNGVRIADASIMPLVPTGNTNAPTIMIGERAAALLVNEAATVTDEAATVPAG; encoded by the coding sequence GTGACCGCGCAGGAGACTCCGCAGGACTTCGACTACATCGTTGTCGGCGCCGGCTCGGCGGGCAACGTTATCGCCCGCCGCCTGCTCGATGCGGGCAAGCGCATCGCCGTCCTCGAGGCCGGCGATGACGACACGAACCCCAACATCGCGCACCTCTACAACCTCGGCGCCCTCTGGCATAGCCCGCAGGACTGGGACTACCAGACCACCGAGCAGCAGGGGTGCTCCGGCCGCACGCTCCACCTGCCGCGCGGCAAGGTGATGGGCGGATCGCACGCACTGAATGCCACCATCTGGGTCCGCGGCGCCAAGCAGGACTACGACACCTGGGCCTACCTGGGCTGCCCCGGCTGGTCCTGGGAAGACGTCCTGCCGGTGTTCAAAACCATTGAAAAGTACGACGGCGGGGCCTCCGAAACGCGCGGCGATTCGGGTCTGCTTGATGTCGCCCAGGACTTCCCGCGCAATCCCATCCAGGAAGCCATGCTGGAAGCGGCGGTGGAAACGGGCATCAAGCTCAACGAGGACTACAACTCGGGCGACGTCGAGGGTGTGTCCCGGATGCAGCTGAATGTCCGCGATGGGAAGCGCTTCAATACCTGGCACGCCTACCTCAAGCCCGTTGTCGACAATGCCAACCTCACGCTGCTCACCGGTGCGCACGTGCGCCGGCTGATCGTCGAGGACGGCACCGTTGCCGGCGTCGAGTTCGAGCACGACGGCGAAACCAAGACGCTGCGGGCACCGGAGACCATCCTGTCAGCCGGTGCCATCAACTCGGCGGAGCTGCTGCTGCGCTCGGGGATCGGACCGGCCGACGAACTGCGCGAAGCCGGCGTCCGCCCGATGCACGACCTGCCCGGCGTGGGGAAGAACCTGCAGGACCATCTGCTCTCCCCGGTAGTCTTCAGCACGAGCAAGCCGGTGCCGGCATCGGAAGTGGCCCCGGCGGAAGTGCACTTCTTCGCGAAGAGCAGCCCGGATCTGGCCGTGCCGGATACCCAGCCGATCTTCTTCTCCGTGCCCATGTACTCACAGGGCTACGGGAAGGGCGACATGACCGGGCCGGAGAACGGCTTCTCGATGCTCGGCGGGCTGGTGCGGCCGCAGAGCCGCGGCGAAATCAGGCTCACCGGGCCGAAAGCCAGCGATCCGATCAGCATCGACCTCGGTGCCCTGTCGGAACAGGCCGACGTCGACGCCCTGGTGGCATCGGTGCGGCAGTGCCGGGAGATTGGCCGGAGTTCGGCACTGGCCGATTGGGGCGCGGAGGAGCTCTACCCCGGCGCGGAGGTCTCGGACAGTAACGAAGACCTTGAACAGTACGTGCGCGATTCCGTGGTCACCTACCACCACCAGGTCGGCACCTGCCGCATGGGGCTGGATCGGGACGCGGTGGTGGATCCGCGCACGCTCAAGGTCCATGGCCTCAACGGCGTCCGGATCGCCGATGCGTCCATCATGCCGCTGGTACCCACCGGCAACACCAACGCTCCGACGATCATGATCGGCGAACGCGCCGCGGCACTCCTGGTGAACGAGGCCGCCACCGTGACCGACGAAGCCGCAACGGTTCCTGCCGGATAG
- a CDS encoding 2,3-butanediol dehydrogenase, with product MKAARYYDQRDIRIEEIPEPELKPGTVAIDVAWCGICGTDLHEYLEGPIFIPPKGSPHPISGEEAPVTMGHEFSGTITALGDGVTDLEVGQNVVVEPYIINDDVDTGPGAEYQLSKDMNFIGLGGRGGGLSEKIVVERRWVHPIGDIPLDQAALIEPLSVGHHAFVRSQAKSGDTAIVGGAGPIGLLTAAVLKASGLTVYISELSEARKKMARDTGVADQVFDPREGDVAAKVRELTGGKGADVGFECSSVPVVLDMLMNAVRPGGVIVNVSIWGHKPEVDMPSLVLKEIDLRGTIGYANDHASTIKLVQEGKLDLAPFITAKIPLDELITGGFEQLINNNEEHVKILVNPNE from the coding sequence GTGAAGGCTGCCCGCTACTACGATCAAAGGGACATCAGGATCGAGGAAATTCCGGAACCGGAGCTCAAGCCCGGAACCGTCGCCATCGACGTGGCCTGGTGCGGCATCTGCGGCACCGACCTGCACGAGTACCTCGAGGGGCCCATTTTCATTCCACCCAAGGGCTCGCCCCACCCCATCTCCGGCGAAGAGGCTCCGGTGACCATGGGGCACGAATTCTCCGGCACCATCACCGCCCTTGGGGACGGAGTGACCGATCTCGAAGTGGGCCAGAACGTCGTCGTCGAGCCTTACATCATCAACGACGACGTCGACACCGGGCCGGGCGCGGAGTACCAGCTGTCCAAGGACATGAACTTCATCGGGTTGGGCGGTCGGGGCGGCGGGCTGTCCGAGAAGATCGTGGTCGAGCGGCGCTGGGTCCACCCGATCGGGGACATTCCCCTGGACCAGGCGGCCCTGATCGAACCGCTGTCGGTGGGGCACCACGCCTTTGTCCGCAGCCAGGCGAAGTCCGGCGACACGGCCATTGTCGGCGGTGCGGGACCCATCGGCTTGCTGACCGCCGCCGTGCTCAAAGCCTCCGGCCTGACCGTCTACATCTCGGAACTCAGCGAGGCCCGCAAGAAGATGGCCCGGGACACCGGTGTGGCGGATCAGGTGTTCGACCCGAGGGAGGGCGACGTCGCCGCGAAGGTCCGCGAGCTGACCGGCGGTAAGGGCGCGGACGTCGGTTTCGAGTGCAGTTCCGTTCCAGTGGTCCTGGACATGCTGATGAACGCCGTCCGGCCCGGCGGCGTCATCGTCAACGTCTCGATCTGGGGCCACAAGCCCGAGGTGGACATGCCGTCCCTGGTGCTCAAGGAGATCGATCTGCGCGGCACCATCGGCTACGCCAACGACCATGCCAGCACCATCAAGCTGGTCCAGGAAGGCAAGCTCGACCTGGCCCCGTTCATCACCGCCAAGATTCCGCTGGACGAACTCATCACCGGCGGCTTCGAGCAGCTCATCAACAACAACGAGGAACACGTCAAGATCCTGGTGAATCCGAACGAGTGA
- a CDS encoding trimeric intracellular cation channel family protein, with protein sequence MLLILDLFGTFFFAVSGCLLAARRNFDIVGSLLLGSLVGLGGGVIRDLIISQSVPTAFVEPIYLVAPVLAAVIVYFHVLGVQRFRRTLLIFDAGGLALFCVTGTLKALDSGMGPVTSAVLGITTAVGGGVLRDVVANEVPQIFNPRGVYAVPAMLGASLVTLFSQLGWFNAYTGTAVATVVFLLRVLSLRFGWRVPLAGGAKNPGSATD encoded by the coding sequence ATCCTGCTGATACTGGATCTTTTCGGCACGTTCTTCTTCGCCGTGTCCGGCTGCCTCCTGGCCGCCCGCCGGAACTTCGACATCGTCGGCTCCCTGCTGCTCGGGTCCCTGGTGGGGCTCGGCGGCGGCGTCATCCGCGACCTGATCATCTCCCAGTCCGTCCCGACCGCCTTCGTCGAACCGATTTACCTGGTTGCCCCGGTCCTGGCGGCCGTCATCGTGTACTTCCACGTGCTCGGTGTGCAGCGGTTCCGGCGGACACTGCTCATTTTCGACGCCGGCGGGCTGGCCCTGTTCTGTGTCACCGGCACGCTGAAGGCTCTGGATTCCGGCATGGGCCCGGTGACTTCCGCAGTGCTCGGAATTACGACGGCGGTGGGCGGCGGCGTGCTGCGCGATGTGGTGGCCAACGAGGTGCCCCAGATCTTCAACCCGCGTGGTGTCTACGCTGTCCCGGCCATGCTCGGCGCATCGCTGGTCACCCTGTTCTCCCAGCTGGGCTGGTTCAACGCCTACACCGGCACCGCGGTCGCCACCGTCGTTTTCTTGTTGCGGGTGCTGTCCCTGCGGTTTGGCTGGCGCGTGCCGCTCGCGGGCGGAGCGAAGAACCCGGGCTCCGCCACGGACTAA